The following are encoded together in the Planctomycetota bacterium genome:
- a CDS encoding transporter substrate-binding domain-containing protein, which translates to MTFRKGIVAMALALATGLAPAAGEASPQTSPPIKERTVRAAVYVSPPFVMENAPGVYTGFSIELWEKIATLMNVKFTYEKCESITDMIQKLGSNQADIAVVNFTVTSSRLKLLDFTHPYFNTGLRIMINEDHRFGFARFFNSLHQYGFVDIFMYGGLIILVLTVIVTAVLRRVDAAFHRQWHHGLAESFYHVMSVVMTGKTNYKGAVGSLGKVFGGIWLVCGVGVVAYITSSVTSIMTANKLLHEIHGVRDLANKSVGVIEGSAANEYCESHQMFTKSFDQLPAAIDDLVAHQIQAIVADAPQLQYFDHTHPEVPVTEVGAVFNEEKYAFGLPKQSDLRHEINFELLKLQESGYLDELQRRYFGNP; encoded by the coding sequence ATGACTTTTCGAAAGGGCATCGTGGCGATGGCTTTGGCACTGGCCACCGGTCTGGCGCCGGCCGCCGGCGAAGCGTCGCCGCAGACGTCGCCGCCCATCAAGGAGCGCACAGTTCGGGCCGCGGTCTACGTGAGTCCGCCCTTCGTCATGGAGAACGCGCCCGGGGTCTACACCGGATTTTCCATTGAATTGTGGGAGAAGATCGCCACGCTGATGAACGTGAAGTTCACCTACGAGAAGTGCGAATCCATCACGGACATGATCCAGAAGCTGGGTTCGAACCAGGCCGACATCGCCGTGGTCAACTTCACCGTGACCAGCTCGCGTCTCAAGCTGCTGGACTTCACGCACCCCTATTTCAACACCGGGCTGCGGATCATGATCAACGAGGACCATCGCTTCGGCTTCGCGCGGTTCTTCAACAGCCTGCACCAGTACGGCTTCGTCGACATCTTCATGTACGGCGGCTTGATCATCCTCGTGCTGACGGTGATCGTGACCGCGGTGCTGCGCCGCGTCGACGCGGCCTTTCACAGGCAATGGCACCACGGGCTCGCCGAGTCCTTCTACCACGTGATGTCGGTGGTGATGACCGGCAAGACCAATTACAAGGGGGCGGTCGGCTCGCTGGGCAAGGTCTTCGGGGGGATCTGGCTGGTGTGCGGGGTCGGCGTGGTGGCCTACATCACCTCGTCGGTCACCAGCATCATGACCGCCAACAAGCTGCTCCACGAGATCCACGGCGTCCGCGACCTGGCCAACAAGTCCGTCGGCGTGATCGAGGGTTCCGCCGCGAACGAGTATTGCGAGTCGCACCAGATGTTCACGAAGTCCTTCGACCAGCTTCCCGCCGCCATCGACGACTTGGTCGCCCACCAGATCCAGGCGATCGTGGCCGACGCGCCGCAGTTGCAGTATTTCGACCATACCCACCCCGAGGTGCCGGTCACCGAAGTCGGCGCGGTCTTCAACGAGGAGAAGTACGCCTTCGGCCTGCCCAAACAGAGCGACCTGCGCCACGAAATCAACTTCGAGCTGCTGAAGCTGCAGGAATCCGGCTACCTCGACGAGCTGCAGCGCCGCTACTTCGGCAATCCCTGA
- a CDS encoding aminotransferase class III-fold pyridoxal phosphate-dependent enzyme, which yields MRKQFLSPAIFHYYKNPIMIVEGKGQWLFDHAGRRYLDGIGGIVTVSVGHCHPEVTKAAIEQQETIVHTTTIYLNPQIALFAKELAAKMPGELKVCYFVNSGSEANDLAITMARAATGNYDVLALRNAYHGGSPGSMALTSHHTWKFNVPHGFGVQHAMMPDLYRGPHGANDPEAGRKYADDVKNLIQFGTSGQVAAFIAESIQGVGGSVVFPNNYLKHAYEHVRAAGGLCIADEVQSGFGRTGTHFWGFETQGVTPDIVTMAKGIGNGCPLAAVVTTPAIAKSIANRIHFNTFGGNPVSCAQGRAVLRVIEREGLQANCLKIGQQLKTGFAQLAQKHSLIGDVRGLGLMLGVELVKDRATKVPAKEECAAVFEKCKDLGLLIGKGGLWGNTLRIKPPMCITSADAQFILAVLDQALASV from the coding sequence ATGCGCAAGCAGTTCCTCTCGCCGGCGATCTTCCACTATTACAAAAATCCGATCATGATCGTGGAGGGCAAGGGCCAATGGCTCTTCGACCACGCGGGGCGGCGCTACCTCGACGGCATCGGCGGCATCGTCACCGTGAGCGTGGGTCACTGCCATCCGGAAGTCACCAAGGCTGCCATCGAGCAGCAGGAAACAATCGTCCACACCACCACGATCTACCTGAATCCGCAGATCGCCCTTTTCGCCAAGGAGCTCGCCGCCAAGATGCCCGGGGAGTTGAAGGTCTGCTATTTCGTCAACTCCGGCTCCGAAGCCAACGACCTGGCGATCACCATGGCCCGCGCCGCCACCGGCAACTACGACGTCCTTGCCCTGCGCAACGCCTACCACGGGGGCAGCCCCGGCTCGATGGCCCTGACCTCGCACCACACCTGGAAGTTCAATGTGCCCCATGGCTTCGGCGTGCAGCACGCGATGATGCCCGACCTTTATCGCGGCCCCCATGGAGCGAACGATCCCGAGGCGGGCCGCAAGTACGCCGATGACGTGAAGAACCTGATCCAGTTCGGAACCTCGGGCCAGGTGGCCGCCTTTATCGCCGAGAGCATTCAGGGCGTGGGCGGCTCGGTCGTCTTCCCGAACAACTATTTGAAACACGCCTACGAGCATGTCCGGGCCGCCGGCGGACTTTGCATCGCCGACGAGGTGCAATCCGGTTTCGGACGCACCGGCACGCACTTCTGGGGCTTCGAGACGCAGGGCGTGACCCCCGACATCGTCACCATGGCCAAGGGCATCGGCAATGGCTGTCCGCTCGCTGCGGTGGTGACCACGCCTGCGATCGCCAAGAGCATCGCCAACCGGATCCACTTCAACACCTTCGGCGGCAATCCCGTTTCCTGCGCCCAGGGCCGCGCGGTGCTGCGGGTGATCGAGCGCGAAGGGCTGCAGGCGAACTGCCTGAAGATCGGCCAGCAACTCAAGACGGGCTTTGCGCAACTGGCACAGAAACATTCGCTCATCGGCGACGTGCGCGGGCTCGGCCTGATGCTGGGCGTGGAGTTGGTCAAGGATCGCGCCACCAAGGTCCCCGCCAAAGAAGAATGCGCCGCCGTCTTCGAGAAGTGCAAGGACCTGGGGCTGCTCATCGGCAAGGGTGGTTTGTGGGGCAACACGCTCCGCATCAAGCCTCCCATGTGCATCACCAGCGCGGATGCGCAGTTCATTTTGGCCGTGCTCGATCAGGCGCTGGCCAGCGTGTAA
- a CDS encoding MgtC/SapB family protein, translating to MSMIWNEIAVDLRPDILLRIGLTLAAGFILGIERERHGRAAGLRTTLLVSLSACAVMIISDSFYLNDVARTGVTQAAHPDPARLAAGALSGMGFLGAGVIIRQTSHIVRGVTTAATLWSATVIGLAFGSGAIGIGLLTSGASFIILYLLPVVESRIQDDWYADFSVNLNEGGASIDRILSELKTFSIKIKSIDIQTSQEQPRQRITFHLKFKKMDLVRFPVEVTQRIGQLEGVRDTHWHA from the coding sequence ATGTCGATGATTTGGAATGAGATCGCCGTTGATTTGCGACCGGACATATTGCTGCGGATCGGACTCACGCTGGCCGCGGGTTTCATCCTGGGCATCGAGCGCGAGCGGCATGGCCGCGCCGCCGGTCTTCGGACCACGCTGCTGGTGAGCCTCTCGGCCTGCGCGGTGATGATCATTTCCGATTCGTTCTACCTTAATGATGTCGCACGAACCGGCGTCACCCAGGCCGCGCATCCCGATCCGGCTCGACTTGCGGCGGGAGCCCTTTCGGGCATGGGTTTTCTCGGGGCGGGTGTCATCATCCGCCAGACCAGCCACATCGTGCGCGGCGTAACCACCGCAGCCACGCTCTGGTCCGCGACGGTCATCGGCCTGGCCTTCGGCTCAGGCGCCATCGGCATTGGCCTGCTCACCTCGGGGGCCTCCTTCATCATCCTCTACCTGCTGCCCGTGGTGGAATCCCGGATCCAGGATGATTGGTACGCGGACTTCTCCGTCAACCTGAACGAGGGCGGCGCGTCGATCGACCGGATCCTGAGCGAGCTCAAGACCTTCTCGATCAAGATCAAGAGCATCGACATCCAGACATCGCAGGAGCAGCCCCGCCAGCGCATCACCTTTCATCTGAAGTTCAAGAAGATGGATCTGGTGCGATTCCCGGTCGAGGTCACGCAGCGGATCGGCCAGCTCGAGGGAGTCCGGGACACGCACTGGCATGCCTGA
- the hydA gene encoding dihydropyrimidinase gives MSLLIRGGEIVTDTGRSVADVLCEGETISKIGKDLTAPAGATVIEAKGKFVFPGFIDPHVHIYLPFMGAFAKDTYETGSRAALIGGTTTLIEMCCPSRKDDPLEAFDLWMSQAARKSACDFSFHMGVTKFDDSTEAKLRKIVDRGISSLKVFLAYKGAFGIDDTELYRTLKLAKSLGLIVTAHCENETLVSERCKELLAAGKTDPGMHHESRPPRVEAEGVHHLMTFAELTGAATYIVHLSCQESLQEALAARARGVRVSIETLIQYLVLDKTYAERPGFEGAKFVMSPPLRDAKNQAVLWRGLQSGDIDTVATDHAPFDFAKQKAMGENDFTKIPNGIPSLEERINLLYTFGVKAGKISLEQMVKVASTNVAKNFDLYPRKGAIEVGSDADLVVFDPGYRGVISAKTHSMNVDYSAFEGWKIEGRPSVVTVRGEVAVREGKFVGTSGRGQFLKRKPSHF, from the coding sequence ATGAGTCTCCTCATTCGCGGCGGAGAGATTGTGACGGACACGGGGCGGTCCGTGGCCGACGTGCTGTGCGAGGGCGAGACGATCTCCAAGATCGGAAAGGATCTGACGGCGCCCGCGGGCGCGACCGTCATCGAAGCCAAAGGCAAATTTGTTTTCCCAGGCTTCATCGACCCGCACGTCCACATCTACCTGCCCTTCATGGGAGCCTTCGCCAAGGACACCTATGAAACTGGAAGCCGGGCGGCGCTCATCGGCGGAACGACCACGCTGATCGAGATGTGCTGCCCGTCGCGCAAGGACGACCCGCTGGAGGCCTTCGACCTGTGGATGTCGCAGGCCGCGCGCAAGTCCGCCTGCGATTTCTCCTTCCACATGGGGGTCACCAAATTTGATGACTCCACCGAAGCCAAGCTGAGGAAGATCGTCGACCGCGGCATCAGTTCTTTGAAGGTCTTTTTGGCCTACAAGGGCGCCTTTGGCATCGATGACACCGAGCTCTACCGGACGCTCAAGCTCGCCAAGAGCCTTGGCCTGATCGTGACGGCGCACTGCGAGAATGAGACGCTGGTCTCCGAGCGCTGCAAGGAGTTGCTCGCCGCCGGCAAGACCGATCCCGGCATGCACCACGAGAGCCGCCCGCCGCGCGTGGAGGCGGAGGGCGTCCACCATCTGATGACGTTCGCCGAGCTGACCGGCGCCGCGACCTACATCGTGCATCTCAGCTGCCAGGAGTCACTGCAGGAGGCGCTGGCCGCCCGCGCTCGCGGCGTGAGGGTGAGCATCGAGACGCTCATCCAGTATCTGGTGCTGGACAAGACTTACGCCGAGCGGCCCGGCTTCGAGGGGGCCAAGTTCGTCATGTCCCCACCGCTGCGCGACGCGAAGAATCAGGCGGTGCTCTGGCGCGGCCTGCAGAGCGGCGACATCGACACGGTGGCCACCGACCACGCGCCCTTCGACTTCGCCAAGCAGAAGGCCATGGGCGAGAATGATTTCACCAAGATTCCCAACGGCATTCCCTCGCTGGAAGAGCGCATCAATCTGCTCTACACCTTCGGCGTGAAAGCGGGCAAGATTTCACTGGAGCAGATGGTGAAGGTTGCCAGCACCAACGTGGCGAAGAACTTCGACCTCTATCCGCGCAAGGGCGCCATCGAAGTGGGCTCGGACGCCGACCTGGTGGTCTTCGACCCCGGATATCGAGGCGTGATTTCCGCCAAAACCCACTCCATGAACGTGGATTACAGCGCCTTCGAAGGGTGGAAGATCGAGGGCCGACCCAGCGTGGTGACGGTGCGCGGAGAAGTCGCGGTGCGCGAAGGAAAGTTCGTGGGCACATCCGGCCGCGGGCAGTTCCTGAAGCGAAAACCAAGCCACTTCTAA
- a CDS encoding S8 family serine peptidase encodes MKLNNLIITAVASALLVVLAGTAIAAGQGSPARGPATTGARQVATAQLPLEMLPVLDRSIKIGHADPSTKMHVSVSFPYADPQGMQEFANSVSDPKSPNFRKFITPEEVGERFGIPQERVQAVVDYLKSQGIKVTLVSKNRLGVTCEGTLAQFESAFGTTIDQYATTPDEAGNAKFVAPSKPISVPAHIAGDITDVFGLETFTKPMYRALTCTQARTAYNSAPIYNAGQQGQGRTLAISSWDGFRLTNVPLYYSHFGLPTPVGGVGSNVHVVPISGGSGAGTPNAEGDLDIQMVLGMAPLCEFYVYDGGSSNLIGVLQQEVNDNLADVISESYGWNLTTSSANAAHNLHVSMTAQGITYMCASGDSGTTIEPYSYPNSDPEVLLVGGTRITLSGSSVRTAEVGWSGSGGGWSTKTPAFNVRPPWQTGTGVNLTINKRMGPDVSLHATGSGTGAFQFYLNGVLNSGYSGTSFSSPVLCGMLGIGEQKLISLGGLPPNGAGKQRFGRMQDVIYSQDGRPDVWYDITSGNNGTLPNGSSSSCTTKFDMVTGWGAMNIDAFIATQVPCFGDFDLSGDVDGGDVGLLLLDFGNCPGCSTDLDGDGVVDGGDMGLLLLSFGPCP; translated from the coding sequence TTGAAATTAAATAACCTCATCATCACCGCCGTCGCTTCCGCACTTCTGGTCGTCCTCGCCGGCACGGCCATCGCCGCGGGCCAGGGCTCGCCGGCGCGCGGCCCGGCCACCACCGGCGCCCGTCAGGTCGCGACCGCGCAGCTTCCCTTGGAGATGCTGCCCGTCCTTGATCGCTCGATCAAAATCGGCCATGCCGACCCCTCGACCAAGATGCATGTTTCGGTGAGTTTCCCCTACGCGGATCCCCAGGGCATGCAGGAGTTCGCCAACAGCGTCAGCGATCCCAAGAGCCCCAACTTCCGCAAGTTCATCACCCCCGAGGAGGTTGGCGAGCGATTCGGCATTCCTCAGGAGCGTGTGCAGGCCGTCGTCGACTACTTGAAGTCCCAGGGAATCAAGGTGACCTTGGTCTCCAAGAACCGATTGGGCGTCACCTGCGAGGGCACGCTGGCGCAGTTTGAAAGCGCCTTTGGAACGACGATCGACCAGTATGCGACCACGCCGGATGAAGCCGGCAACGCGAAGTTCGTGGCGCCTTCGAAGCCGATCAGCGTGCCGGCCCACATCGCCGGTGACATCACCGATGTCTTCGGCCTGGAAACCTTCACCAAGCCGATGTACCGCGCTCTGACGTGCACGCAGGCGCGAACCGCCTACAACTCCGCCCCCATCTACAACGCGGGACAGCAGGGACAGGGCCGGACGCTCGCCATCTCGAGCTGGGATGGATTCCGCCTGACCAATGTTCCGCTGTACTACAGCCACTTCGGCCTGCCGACCCCTGTGGGCGGCGTGGGCAGCAATGTCCACGTCGTGCCGATCAGCGGCGGCTCGGGCGCGGGCACGCCCAATGCCGAGGGCGACCTCGACATTCAAATGGTGCTGGGCATGGCGCCATTGTGCGAGTTCTATGTCTATGACGGCGGATCGAGCAACCTGATCGGCGTCCTTCAGCAGGAGGTCAACGACAACCTCGCCGATGTCATCAGCGAAAGCTACGGCTGGAACCTCACCACCTCCTCCGCCAACGCGGCCCACAACCTGCACGTATCGATGACCGCACAGGGCATCACCTACATGTGCGCCTCCGGCGACTCCGGCACCACGATCGAGCCCTACTCCTATCCCAACTCCGACCCCGAAGTTTTGCTGGTGGGCGGCACCCGGATTACGCTCAGTGGTTCGAGCGTTCGAACCGCCGAGGTGGGCTGGAGCGGAAGCGGAGGCGGCTGGAGCACCAAGACTCCCGCCTTCAATGTGCGACCGCCATGGCAGACGGGAACGGGCGTGAACCTGACGATCAACAAGCGCATGGGTCCGGATGTGTCGCTTCACGCGACCGGCAGCGGCACCGGCGCCTTTCAGTTCTACCTCAACGGAGTGCTGAACTCGGGATACTCCGGGACCAGTTTCTCCTCGCCGGTCCTCTGCGGCATGCTTGGCATCGGCGAGCAGAAGCTCATCAGCCTGGGCGGACTGCCCCCCAACGGCGCCGGCAAGCAGCGCTTCGGCCGCATGCAGGACGTGATCTACTCCCAAGACGGTCGGCCGGATGTCTGGTACGACATCACATCGGGCAACAACGGGACGCTTCCCAACGGATCCTCCTCGAGCTGCACGACCAAGTTTGACATGGTCACGGGATGGGGCGCGATGAACATCGACGCCTTCATCGCGACGCAGGTTCCCTGCTTCGGCGACTTCGACCTCTCCGGCGACGTCGATGGCGGCGATGTCGGTCTGCTGTTGCTGGATTTCGGCAACTGCCCCGGCTGCTCGACGGACCTGGATGGCGACGGCGTCGTGGATGGCGGCGACATGGGTCTGCTGCTGCTGAGTTTCGGCCCCTGCCCTTGA
- the ppk2 gene encoding polyphosphate kinase 2, which produces MKAKKYERELHDLQVRLCHLQEWVKHMGLRVIIIFEGRDAAGKGGTIRALTERVSPRVFRTVALPAPSDREKSQMYMQRYMQHFPAAGEVVIYDRSWYNRAGVEHVMGFCTKEQYQRFLQLCPVMEKYIVSGGIQLIKIWLESSDKEQKRRFEARMEDPLRQWKLSPMDLPSRSKWFEYSRARDKMLEATDTKHAPWHILRSDDKKRARLNCIHHILELIPHKKMPREKVKLPKRSMKHAYDDEAPLRKRKFVAEKY; this is translated from the coding sequence ATGAAAGCCAAGAAGTACGAGCGCGAGCTCCATGATCTTCAGGTCAGGCTCTGCCACCTCCAGGAATGGGTCAAGCACATGGGGCTCCGCGTCATCATCATCTTCGAGGGTCGCGATGCCGCCGGCAAGGGCGGCACGATCCGGGCTTTGACCGAGCGAGTGAGCCCGCGCGTATTCCGGACCGTGGCACTGCCGGCGCCTTCCGACCGCGAAAAGTCGCAGATGTACATGCAGCGCTACATGCAGCACTTTCCGGCGGCGGGGGAGGTCGTGATCTATGACCGCAGTTGGTACAACCGCGCCGGCGTGGAGCATGTGATGGGATTCTGCACCAAGGAGCAGTACCAGCGGTTTCTGCAGCTCTGTCCCGTGATGGAGAAGTACATCGTCAGCGGTGGCATCCAGCTCATCAAGATCTGGCTGGAGTCCAGCGACAAGGAGCAGAAGCGCCGCTTCGAGGCCCGTATGGAGGATCCACTGCGCCAGTGGAAGCTGAGCCCGATGGACCTGCCTTCGCGCAGCAAGTGGTTCGAGTATTCGCGGGCCCGCGACAAGATGCTCGAGGCCACCGACACCAAGCACGCGCCCTGGCACATTCTCCGCTCCGACGATAAGAAGCGCGCCCGCCTGAACTGCATCCATCACATCCTGGAGCTGATTCCGCACAAGAAAATGCCCCGCGAAAAGGTGAAGCTGCCCAAGCGCTCGATGAAGCACGCTTACGACGACGAGGCCCCGCTGCGGAAGCGGAAGTTCGTGGCTGAGAAGTATTGA
- a CDS encoding PspC domain-containing protein: MSMLRTNDRVIAGVCGGIAAHLGWPSTRVRVIYALLSVMSAGFPGILIYIALWFLMPQKSK; the protein is encoded by the coding sequence ATGTCCATGCTCCGAACCAATGACCGGGTCATCGCCGGCGTGTGTGGCGGCATCGCCGCGCATCTCGGCTGGCCCTCCACGCGGGTCCGTGTGATCTATGCGTTGCTCTCGGTCATGAGCGCCGGGTTTCCGGGAATCCTGATCTATATTGCTCTGTGGTTCTTGATGCCGCAGAAGTCGAAGTAA
- a CDS encoding NCS1 family nucleobase:cation symporter-1: MARSTNESEFSTTGLEDSRLYNIDLAPVPQSKRKWGLWSIAALWISMAACVPTYMLASSLIEGGMNWSQAIFTVFLGNLIVVIPMVMNAHAGTKYGIPFPVFCRASFGILGANIPALMRAIVACGWFGIQTWIGGEAIFKITSIFAPSLADPSWAPMLGITLPQFVCFMLFWGINMFVVYKGIDSIRILLQIKAPLLIVLGIALLVWAYEAAGGFGPILAQPSAFAPGQPKDGQFYSFFFPALTGMIGFWATLSLNIPDFSRYAHTQRDQVVGQIVGLPFTMALYAFIGVAVTSATTIIYGKAIWDPVNVLMQFKNPAVLIVAMVALCIATLATNLAANVVSPANDFANLAPRRISFRTGGFITGVVGILMMPWKLIADPSGYIFVWLVGYSALLGPIGGILICDYFVIRRTTLKLNDLYQHHGAYRYHGGFSVTAIIALVAGIAPNIPGFLGTIKVLDAARVGPFWMGLYNYSWFVGFAIAFVVYGLLRMISPLRRKNA, encoded by the coding sequence ATGGCCCGTTCGACGAACGAATCCGAATTTTCGACCACGGGACTCGAGGACTCCCGCCTCTACAACATCGACCTGGCCCCCGTGCCGCAGTCGAAGCGCAAGTGGGGCCTGTGGAGCATCGCCGCGCTGTGGATCTCCATGGCGGCATGCGTGCCCACCTACATGCTCGCCTCCTCGCTGATCGAGGGGGGCATGAACTGGTCGCAGGCGATCTTCACGGTCTTCCTGGGCAATCTGATCGTGGTGATCCCGATGGTGATGAACGCCCACGCCGGCACCAAGTATGGCATTCCCTTTCCCGTCTTCTGCCGCGCGTCCTTCGGAATTCTGGGTGCCAACATCCCCGCGCTGATGCGCGCGATCGTGGCCTGCGGATGGTTCGGCATCCAGACCTGGATCGGCGGCGAGGCGATTTTCAAGATCACCTCCATCTTCGCACCGTCGCTGGCCGATCCGTCGTGGGCGCCGATGCTGGGCATCACCCTGCCGCAGTTCGTCTGCTTCATGCTCTTCTGGGGCATCAACATGTTCGTCGTTTACAAGGGAATTGACTCCATCCGGATCCTGCTGCAAATCAAGGCGCCGCTGCTGATCGTGCTGGGCATCGCCCTGCTGGTCTGGGCTTACGAAGCTGCCGGCGGCTTCGGACCGATCCTCGCGCAGCCCTCAGCGTTCGCCCCGGGACAGCCCAAGGACGGCCAGTTCTATTCATTCTTCTTTCCGGCGTTGACCGGCATGATCGGATTCTGGGCCACGCTCTCTCTGAACATCCCTGACTTTTCGCGCTACGCGCACACGCAGCGCGACCAGGTGGTCGGGCAGATCGTCGGCCTGCCCTTCACCATGGCGCTCTACGCCTTCATCGGCGTGGCGGTCACCTCGGCGACGACCATCATCTACGGCAAGGCGATCTGGGACCCGGTGAACGTGCTCATGCAGTTCAAGAATCCTGCGGTGCTGATCGTGGCCATGGTCGCGCTCTGCATCGCCACGCTCGCCACCAATCTGGCGGCGAATGTGGTGAGTCCGGCGAACGATTTCGCCAACCTCGCTCCGCGCCGGATTTCATTCCGCACCGGTGGATTCATCACCGGAGTCGTGGGCATCCTGATGATGCCGTGGAAGCTGATCGCCGATCCGTCGGGCTACATCTTCGTGTGGCTGGTCGGATACAGCGCCCTGCTGGGTCCGATCGGCGGCATCCTGATCTGCGACTATTTTGTGATCCGCCGCACCACGCTGAAGCTGAACGACCTCTACCAGCACCACGGCGCCTACCGCTACCACGGGGGCTTCAGCGTGACCGCCATCATCGCGCTGGTGGCGGGAATCGCCCCGAATATCCCGGGATTTCTAGGCACCATCAAGGTGCTCGACGCCGCCCGGGTCGGACCTTTCTGGATGGGGCTCTACAACTACTCCTGGTTCGTGGGCTTCGCCATCGCCTTCGTGGTGTACGGGCTGCTGCGCATGATTTCGCCGCTGCGCCGCAAGAACGCCTGA
- a CDS encoding zf-TFIIB domain-containing protein, translated as MSQFFNPTGYNKADLQFHEHDERLLQELRGRLDTHRNEVAAKNAKSAYWMKCPKCGQDMKEVHLHLKEVKSRDVVVDQCPKCGGVYFDAGELAILIGPDPRSHKLIERLFSWLPRYQEAVDLLWPRKK; from the coding sequence ATGAGCCAGTTCTTCAATCCCACCGGTTACAACAAGGCGGACCTGCAGTTTCACGAGCATGATGAGCGGCTGCTGCAGGAACTGCGCGGCAGGCTGGACACGCATCGAAACGAAGTCGCGGCGAAGAATGCCAAAAGCGCGTACTGGATGAAGTGCCCCAAGTGCGGCCAGGACATGAAGGAGGTCCATCTTCATCTCAAGGAAGTGAAGTCCCGCGACGTGGTGGTGGACCAGTGCCCCAAGTGCGGCGGCGTCTACTTCGATGCCGGCGAACTGGCGATCCTGATCGGTCCCGATCCCCGTTCTCACAAGCTGATCGAGAGACTTTTCAGCTGGCTCCCCCGATACCAGGAAGCCGTGGATCTGCTGTGGCCTCGCAAAAAATAG
- a CDS encoding class I SAM-dependent methyltransferase, which translates to MGGASEARCRVCGGESLMPFLAKDEFRYLRCRECAATLMASDQLPTPMVELEKYRQHQNDPQDQRYRSFLNRLAAPLLLRLGPRQTGLDYGCGPGPALAQMLSQAGHEMHLYDPSFFPDRKALERTYDFIACSEVAEHFHQPLEEFTKLHRMLRPRGVLAIMTNFQTEDSRFADWHYRRDPTHVTFYREETFQVIARRFDMECDIPSPNVVFLRKKSGD; encoded by the coding sequence ATGGGCGGCGCTTCGGAAGCGCGCTGTCGCGTGTGCGGCGGTGAGTCGCTGATGCCATTTCTGGCCAAGGATGAATTCCGTTACCTGCGCTGCCGGGAGTGCGCGGCGACCCTGATGGCGTCGGACCAGCTGCCCACTCCAATGGTGGAACTGGAAAAATATCGGCAGCATCAGAATGATCCGCAGGATCAACGCTACCGATCCTTCCTGAACCGCCTGGCGGCGCCGCTGCTGCTTCGGCTCGGCCCGAGACAGACCGGCCTCGACTATGGGTGCGGCCCCGGTCCCGCGCTGGCGCAGATGCTGTCGCAGGCGGGGCACGAGATGCATCTCTACGACCCCTCGTTCTTCCCGGACCGGAAGGCGCTGGAGCGGACCTACGACTTCATCGCCTGCTCCGAAGTGGCCGAGCATTTTCACCAGCCGCTTGAGGAGTTCACCAAGTTGCACCGCATGCTTCGCCCCCGGGGTGTGCTGGCGATCATGACCAACTTTCAAACCGAGGACAGCCGCTTTGCGGATTGGCACTACCGGAGGGACCCGACCCATGTCACCTTCTACCGGGAGGAGACGTTCCAGGTCATCGCGCGGCGCTTCGACATGGAGTGCGACATTCCATCACCCAACGTGGTCTTCCTGCGGAAAAAATCCGGCGATTGA